From the genome of Methanobrevibacter smithii ATCC 35061, one region includes:
- a CDS encoding DUF1922 domain-containing protein codes for MYFIFRCDCGRVLYAKEGVATRKCVCGKTIKVKQRRIFKKVETREEASLAVQEMQDEIYGNTDFKRASEL; via the coding sequence ATGTATTTCATATTTCGATGTGACTGTGGAAGAGTATTATATGCAAAAGAAGGAGTGGCTACCCGCAAGTGTGTTTGTGGAAAAACAATCAAAGTAAAACAACGCAGAATATTTAAAAAAGTAGAAACTCGTGAAGAAGCTTCCCTGGCAGTTCAAGAGATGCAGGATGAAATATATGGAAATACTGACTTTAAGAGAGCCAGTGAATTATAA
- a CDS encoding hemolysin family protein produces the protein MANVIFEIVLIIILIVLTGILSMAELAVVSTKKAKLEKLLNEGHKSAQIIIDFAEDPNQFLSTVQIGITLIGILTGAYGGATLAEPLSEVIGPYVPYSGTISILVVVIITTYLTLVIGEIVPKVIALNNPEKVSLKLAKSMSVLSKVCKPISAVLAKSTDFVLWTIGMKSKSESIVTEEEIELLIEEGREDGTIEKEEEDIIKRVFKLDDKKVESIMTPRNEIIWVDLEDDKRANEIKIMESKRSIFPIAKGELDDFIGVVQAKDILALLFSEEKFDINSIIKKPLVVSENLETLELLKEFKENKEYVHMALAVDEFGSVEGLITLNDLLEGIVGDIPGIDETDDPMATQRLDGTWLIDGRFQIDKFKELFDYEKEFPYEKEDQYTTIAGFILSLSGKIPDEKEIYDWDRFHFEILDIDGHQIDKILVTDLGPQEEEKETEEVEE, from the coding sequence ATGGCTAACGTAATATTTGAAATAGTATTAATAATAATTTTAATTGTCCTTACCGGGATTTTATCGATGGCTGAATTGGCCGTTGTTTCGACAAAGAAAGCAAAATTAGAAAAACTGTTAAATGAAGGACACAAAAGTGCTCAGATAATCATTGACTTTGCAGAAGATCCAAATCAATTTTTATCTACTGTGCAAATAGGAATTACACTTATCGGTATCTTAACTGGTGCTTACGGTGGAGCTACTTTAGCTGAACCATTATCAGAAGTAATTGGTCCATATGTACCATATAGCGGAACAATAAGTATTTTAGTAGTTGTTATCATTACAACTTACTTAACTTTAGTAATTGGAGAAATTGTACCAAAAGTTATTGCTCTAAATAACCCTGAAAAAGTTTCTTTAAAATTAGCTAAAAGCATGTCTGTACTTTCAAAAGTTTGCAAACCAATTAGTGCAGTTCTTGCCAAATCAACTGATTTCGTCTTATGGACCATAGGTATGAAAAGCAAATCCGAATCAATAGTAACAGAAGAAGAAATTGAGTTATTAATTGAAGAAGGAAGAGAAGACGGAACTATTGAAAAAGAAGAAGAAGATATTATTAAAAGAGTCTTTAAACTTGATGATAAAAAAGTCGAATCTATAATGACTCCTAGAAATGAAATTATCTGGGTTGATTTAGAAGATGATAAAAGAGCTAATGAAATCAAGATTATGGAAAGTAAAAGATCCATTTTCCCGATAGCCAAAGGAGAATTAGATGATTTTATCGGAGTTGTTCAAGCAAAAGATATTTTAGCACTTTTATTTAGTGAAGAAAAATTTGACATTAATTCAATTATTAAAAAACCTTTAGTTGTTTCTGAAAATCTTGAAACATTGGAATTATTAAAAGAATTTAAAGAAAACAAAGAATATGTCCATATGGCTCTTGCTGTTGATGAATTTGGTAGTGTTGAAGGATTAATAACCTTAAACGATTTACTTGAAGGAATAGTTGGAGATATTCCGGGCATTGATGAAACTGATGACCCAATGGCTACTCAGAGATTAGACGGTACATGGTTAATTGATGGAAGATTCCAAATTGATAAATTTAAAGAACTTTTCGATTACGAAAAAGAGTTCCCTTATGAAAAAGAAGACCAATACACTACAATAGCTGGATTTATCCTAAGTTTAAGTGGTAAAATTCCTGATGAAAAAGAAATATATGACTGGGACAGATTCCACTTCGAAATTTTAGATATTGACGGGCATCAAATCGACAAAATTCTTGTAACTGATTTAGGTCCGCAAGAAGAAGAAAAAGAAACAGAAGAGGTAGAAGAATGA